In a genomic window of Sphingomonas koreensis:
- a CDS encoding ComEC/Rec2 family competence protein: MASSAASAPSTGFRLLQIAGGWRFAERNERWLEAERGQIVLWIPVMLGVGIAAWFALPDANRWGAVVLGGLAVAAAGLALGGGGRAARCLAVAGLLVAIGCALVWWRAERLAAPVLARPAIVAVQGKVERVEKLPARDMVRLRIAPDAGAGLPPMVRVNLDSKDVPAGLTRGAVVKLRARLMPPAPPAIPGAYDFERVAWFDRLGASGRGFAPVEIVTPGEARSGLRERLTAHVQSQIEGSAGGIAAALVTGDRGAISEADGEALGRSGLAHLLSVSGLHVTAVVGATMLLVLRLLALSPALALRWPLPVIAAGAAGVAAVGYTLLTGAEVPTMRSCIAALMVLAAMMLGREAITLRLVAFGALVVLLLWPEALMGPSFQMSFAAVTAIVALHESRRVRGWFERREEGWGWRLVRGVGSLLLTGLVVEIALTPIALFHFHKSGVYGALANIIAIPLTTFVIMPLAAVALFFDLAGLGAPFWWLAGKALGLLLWIAHAAAGAPGALAMLPGMPGGAYALMAAGGLWFALWKTRMRLAGLVPAMAGAVWALATPMPDLLVTGDGRHLALRLPNGEVAILRDRAGDYVRDMMAENGGVDAELPALADQRDARCSPDLCLIDVEREGRRWRIAATRSGYLVPWREMIAVCRSVDIVVSDRRLPPGCAPKWLKLDRALLAKTGGVAITLGERPSVRTVRQAGARHPWIEAERKMPARSAGT; encoded by the coding sequence ATGGCCAGTTCAGCCGCGAGCGCCCCTAGCACGGGGTTTCGCCTGCTTCAAATAGCGGGAGGCTGGCGTTTCGCTGAGCGAAACGAGCGCTGGCTGGAGGCTGAGCGCGGGCAGATCGTCCTGTGGATTCCGGTGATGCTGGGCGTGGGGATCGCGGCCTGGTTCGCGCTGCCCGATGCGAACCGGTGGGGTGCGGTCGTTCTTGGGGGGCTGGCAGTAGCCGCTGCCGGGCTGGCACTGGGCGGTGGGGGGCGCGCCGCGCGTTGCCTCGCGGTGGCCGGGCTGCTGGTTGCGATCGGTTGCGCGCTGGTGTGGTGGCGGGCCGAGCGCCTGGCGGCGCCGGTGCTGGCGCGGCCCGCGATCGTCGCCGTTCAGGGCAAGGTGGAGCGAGTCGAGAAGCTGCCGGCGCGCGACATGGTGCGGCTACGGATCGCGCCGGATGCGGGGGCCGGGTTGCCGCCGATGGTGCGCGTCAATCTTGATAGCAAGGACGTGCCAGCCGGACTGACGCGCGGCGCGGTGGTGAAGCTGCGTGCGCGGCTGATGCCGCCGGCCCCGCCCGCCATCCCCGGCGCCTATGATTTCGAACGGGTAGCGTGGTTCGACCGGCTGGGCGCGAGCGGGCGCGGCTTTGCGCCAGTCGAGATCGTCACGCCGGGCGAGGCGAGGAGCGGGCTGCGCGAGCGGCTGACGGCGCATGTCCAGTCGCAGATCGAGGGGAGCGCGGGCGGGATTGCGGCGGCACTGGTGACGGGGGATCGCGGGGCGATTTCGGAAGCGGATGGCGAGGCGCTGGGGCGGTCGGGGCTGGCACATCTGCTGTCGGTGAGCGGGCTGCACGTCACCGCGGTGGTTGGTGCGACGATGCTGCTGGTGCTGCGGCTGCTCGCGCTCAGTCCGGCACTGGCGCTGCGCTGGCCGCTGCCGGTGATCGCGGCGGGGGCGGCGGGCGTCGCGGCGGTGGGCTATACCTTGCTGACCGGAGCCGAGGTGCCGACGATGCGGTCGTGTATCGCGGCGCTGATGGTGCTGGCTGCGATGATGCTGGGACGCGAGGCGATCACGCTGCGGCTGGTGGCGTTCGGGGCACTGGTCGTGCTGCTGCTGTGGCCCGAGGCGCTGATGGGGCCGAGCTTCCAGATGAGCTTCGCCGCGGTCACCGCGATCGTCGCGCTGCATGAGAGCAGGCGCGTGCGTGGCTGGTTCGAGCGGCGCGAGGAAGGCTGGGGATGGCGGCTGGTGCGCGGCGTCGGATCGCTATTGCTGACGGGGCTGGTGGTCGAGATCGCGCTGACTCCGATCGCGCTGTTCCACTTCCACAAGTCCGGGGTCTATGGCGCGCTGGCGAACATCATCGCGATCCCGCTCACCACCTTCGTCATCATGCCGCTCGCGGCGGTCGCCCTGTTCTTCGATCTTGCGGGCCTTGGCGCACCCTTCTGGTGGCTGGCGGGCAAGGCACTGGGGTTGCTGCTGTGGATCGCGCATGCCGCGGCGGGCGCGCCGGGAGCGCTGGCGATGCTGCCGGGGATGCCGGGCGGTGCCTATGCGCTGATGGCGGCGGGCGGATTGTGGTTCGCCCTGTGGAAGACGCGGATGCGGCTGGCCGGACTGGTGCCGGCGATGGCCGGGGCGGTGTGGGCGCTGGCGACGCCGATGCCCGATCTGCTCGTGACCGGGGATGGTCGGCATCTGGCGCTGCGACTGCCGAACGGTGAGGTCGCGATCCTGCGCGATCGTGCGGGCGACTATGTGCGGGACATGATGGCCGAGAATGGCGGGGTGGACGCGGAGCTGCCGGCACTGGCGGACCAGCGGGACGCGCGGTGCAGCCCGGATCTGTGCCTGATCGATGTCGAGCGCGAGGGGCGGCGCTGGCGCATCGCGGCGACGCGAAGCGGCTATTTGGTGCCATGGCGCGAGATGATCGCGGTGTGCCGATCGGTGGATATCGTGGTGTCGGACCGGCGGCTGCCGCCGGGATGCGCGCCCAAATGGCTCAAGCTCGACAGGGCATTGCTGGCGAAGACCGGCGGGGTGGCGATCACGCTGGGCGAAAGGCCGTCGGTGCGGACGGTGCGGCAGGCGGGCGCGCGGCATCCGTGGATCGAGGCGGAGCGAAAGATGCCGGCGCGTTCGGCCGGGACGTGA
- the gltX gene encoding glutamate--tRNA ligase — MGATSEPATGTQIVTRFAPSPTGFLHIGGARTALFNWLFARHHGGKFLLRIEDTDRARSTDAAIEAILDGMRWLGLDWDGDEVYQFARADRHAEVAHAMLESGHAYRCWMSQEEIAAQREEAQAAKKPYRIRSPWRDRTDGPLDQPHVVRIRAPREGATTIRDAVQGEVTVQNAELDDMILLRSDGTPTYMLAVVVDDHDMGVTHVIRGDDHLNNAFRQLLIIHAMDWAEPVYAHIPLIHGADGAKLSKRHGALGVDAYRDELGVLPEALFNHLLRLGWGHGDDEIIDRAQAVEWFDLSGVGKSPSRFDLKKLDSLNGHYIRAADDARLAQLAAPFLPFEASPQQIDLLQRSMHALKPRAANLLEIADGSAFLFRTRPLEMDADAQALLGDDAKAILHSLHTALDALADWNTEALETAVRQVAESGGVKLGAAAQPLRAALTGRRTSPGIFDVLVLLGREESLGRIADQMAAPSGS, encoded by the coding sequence TTGGGCGCAACATCTGAACCCGCCACGGGTACGCAAATCGTCACGCGCTTCGCCCCGTCGCCGACGGGGTTCCTGCACATCGGCGGCGCGCGCACCGCGCTGTTCAACTGGTTGTTCGCACGCCACCATGGCGGCAAGTTCCTGCTGCGCATCGAAGATACCGATCGCGCCCGCTCGACCGACGCGGCGATCGAGGCGATTCTCGACGGGATGCGCTGGCTTGGCCTCGATTGGGATGGTGACGAGGTTTATCAGTTCGCCCGCGCCGATCGGCACGCAGAGGTCGCGCACGCGATGCTCGAATCGGGCCACGCCTATCGCTGCTGGATGAGCCAGGAGGAAATCGCCGCCCAGCGCGAGGAGGCACAGGCGGCGAAGAAGCCCTATCGCATCCGCAGCCCCTGGCGCGACCGCACTGACGGCCCGCTCGATCAGCCGCACGTCGTCCGCATCCGCGCCCCGCGAGAGGGCGCGACGACGATCCGCGACGCGGTGCAGGGCGAAGTGACCGTCCAGAATGCCGAGCTGGACGACATGATCCTCCTCCGCTCGGACGGCACGCCGACCTATATGCTGGCGGTGGTGGTCGACGATCACGACATGGGCGTGACGCATGTCATCCGCGGCGACGACCATTTGAACAACGCCTTCCGCCAGCTGCTGATCATCCATGCGATGGACTGGGCCGAGCCGGTCTATGCGCATATCCCGCTGATCCACGGCGCGGACGGCGCCAAGCTGTCCAAGCGCCACGGCGCGCTTGGCGTCGATGCGTATCGCGACGAACTGGGCGTGCTGCCCGAGGCGCTGTTCAACCATCTCCTCCGCCTCGGCTGGGGCCATGGCGACGACGAGATCATCGATCGCGCCCAGGCGGTCGAATGGTTCGACCTGTCGGGCGTCGGCAAGTCGCCCTCGCGCTTCGATTTGAAGAAGCTGGATAGTCTCAACGGCCATTACATCCGCGCCGCCGACGATGCGCGACTCGCGCAGCTGGCCGCGCCGTTCCTGCCCTTCGAAGCGTCGCCGCAGCAGATCGATCTTCTGCAACGCAGCATGCACGCATTGAAGCCCCGCGCGGCGAATCTCCTTGAAATCGCTGACGGATCGGCCTTCCTGTTTCGCACCCGCCCCCTGGAAATGGACGCAGATGCACAAGCTCTGCTAGGGGACGATGCGAAAGCGATCCTCCATTCCCTTCACACGGCGCTTGACGCGCTCGCGGACTGGAATACGGAAGCGCTCGAAACGGCGGTACGCCAGGTGGCGGAGTCGGGGGGAGTGAAACTCGGGGCGGCCGCACAGCCGCTTCGTGCCGCGCTGACTGGGCGGCGGACCTCTCCCGGTATCTTCGACGTCCTCGTCCTTCTGGGGCGGGAAGAAAGCCTGGGCCGGATTGCCGATCAAATGGCGGCTCCTTCGGGAAGCTGA
- a CDS encoding citrate synthase codes for MTDSTLNIAGKDYPVRQGSVGPEVVDIRKFYAQTGQFTYDPGFTSTASCESGLTYIDGDEGTLLHRGYPIGQLAEHSSFMEVAYLLLNGELPSKDELGTFSNTITRHTMVHEQLATFYRGFRRDAHPMAVMCGVVGALSAFYHDSTDISDPYQRMVASHRLIAKMPTIAAMAYKYTVGQPFLYPDNNLSYTGNFLRMTFGVPAEEYVVNPVVERALDRIFILHADHEQNASTSTVRLAGSSGANPFACIAAGIACLWGPAHGGANEAALNMLREIGRPERIPEYIARAKDKNDPFRLMGFGHRVYKNYDPRATVMQKTVREVLSALNVSDPLFDVALQLEEMALKDEYFVEKKLFPNVDFYSGVILSAIGFPTTMFTVLFALARTVGWVAQWNEMISDPDQKIGRPRQLYTGPTERDYVPLDKR; via the coding sequence ATGACCGACTCCACCCTCAACATCGCCGGGAAAGACTATCCGGTTCGACAGGGCAGCGTCGGTCCTGAAGTCGTCGATATCCGCAAATTCTACGCCCAGACCGGCCAGTTCACCTACGATCCCGGCTTCACCTCGACCGCGTCGTGCGAGTCGGGCCTGACCTATATCGATGGCGACGAGGGCACGCTGCTCCACCGCGGCTATCCGATCGGCCAGCTCGCCGAGCATTCGAGCTTCATGGAGGTCGCCTACCTCCTGCTCAACGGCGAACTGCCGAGCAAGGACGAGCTCGGCACCTTCTCCAACACGATCACGCGCCACACGATGGTGCACGAGCAGCTAGCGACCTTCTACCGCGGGTTCCGCCGCGACGCGCACCCGATGGCGGTGATGTGCGGCGTGGTCGGCGCGCTCTCGGCCTTCTACCACGATTCGACCGACATCTCGGACCCGTATCAGCGCATGGTCGCCAGCCACCGCCTGATCGCGAAGATGCCGACGATCGCGGCGATGGCGTATAAATACACCGTCGGTCAGCCGTTCCTCTACCCGGACAACAATCTGTCCTACACCGGCAACTTCCTGCGCATGACCTTCGGCGTCCCGGCCGAGGAGTATGTCGTGAACCCGGTGGTCGAGCGCGCGCTCGACCGCATCTTCATCCTCCACGCCGATCACGAGCAGAATGCGTCGACCTCGACCGTGCGCCTCGCCGGCTCGTCGGGCGCCAACCCGTTCGCGTGCATCGCGGCGGGCATCGCCTGCCTCTGGGGTCCCGCGCATGGCGGCGCCAACGAAGCCGCGCTCAACATGCTGCGCGAGATCGGCCGCCCCGAACGCATCCCCGAATATATCGCCCGCGCCAAGGACAAGAACGACCCGTTCCGCCTGATGGGCTTCGGCCACCGCGTCTACAAGAACTACGATCCGCGCGCGACCGTGATGCAGAAGACGGTGCGCGAGGTGCTGAGCGCTCTCAACGTCAGCGATCCGCTGTTCGACGTCGCGCTTCAGCTCGAGGAAATGGCGCTCAAGGACGAGTATTTCGTCGAGAAGAAGCTGTTCCCCAACGTCGATTTCTACTCGGGCGTGATCCTGTCGGCGATCGGCTTCCCGACCACGATGTTCACCGTCCTCTTCGCGCTCGCCCGCACCGTCGGCTGGGTCGCGCAATGGAACGAGATGATCAGCGATCCCGACCAGAAGATCGGCCGCCCGCGCCAGCTCTACACCGGCCCGACCGAGCGCGACTACGTGCCGCTCGACAAGCGCTGA